One window of the Gemmatimonadota bacterium genome contains the following:
- a CDS encoding UPF0175 family protein yields MVTVTFELPEDALSSVRKDPDHFAQELRLAAAVKWYEMREVSQSQAAEIAGLSRSEFIEALSRFEVSVFQYSVDEIAEEVNRE; encoded by the coding sequence ATGGTAACAGTCACTTTTGAACTGCCAGAAGACGCGCTTTCTTCGGTGCGAAAAGACCCGGATCATTTCGCCCAAGAATTGCGTTTGGCTGCTGCTGTGAAATGGTACGAGATGAGAGAGGTTTCTCAAAGCCAAGCGGCTGAGATTGCTGGACTATCCCGCAGTGAGTTCATTGAGGCACTGAGCCGGTTTGAGGTTTCAGTATTCCAATACAGTGTGGACGAAATAGCAGAGGAAGTAAATCGCGAGTGA
- a CDS encoding HNH endonuclease → MIDPDKHIRAAAFVAIEKISRQWGGQVPWDAIRTGFQVGGERVLFANKVTGIFKPKLMSAALSIKTTVPRTGRSRWYRDQDLDSNLDHDTGLIRYDLAHGGQSDPTNRALLAAMQRDAPLIYFRGLAPTIYQPIFPVWVKGHKQEEGHVLLATADFEIPKIDSANTARDSIEASYSRRMTRIRNHQAWFSTRTKAAYQWRCAFSGLPVRELLVGAHIVPDAEGGPPWVQNGICMSALHHVAFDSHLIGVDPNFQVHVSPQLHDQEDGDLLVTLKDLDGKSLQLPREQEDWPDREFLEHRFVRFRNSSP, encoded by the coding sequence ATGATTGATCCAGATAAACATATTCGTGCTGCAGCATTCGTCGCCATTGAAAAAATTTCGCGGCAGTGGGGCGGACAAGTTCCCTGGGACGCAATCAGGACAGGTTTCCAGGTAGGCGGCGAACGTGTGCTGTTCGCCAACAAGGTGACAGGTATCTTCAAGCCAAAGCTGATGAGTGCCGCTCTCAGCATCAAGACGACAGTCCCTCGCACCGGAAGGTCGCGATGGTATCGCGATCAGGATCTCGATTCGAACCTGGACCACGATACCGGCCTGATTCGTTACGACCTCGCACACGGCGGACAGAGTGACCCAACCAACCGAGCACTATTAGCCGCAATGCAGCGGGATGCACCACTTATCTACTTCAGGGGTCTCGCGCCAACCATATACCAGCCGATATTTCCGGTCTGGGTCAAAGGACACAAACAGGAAGAAGGACATGTGCTACTGGCGACAGCGGACTTTGAGATCCCGAAAATAGACTCAGCTAATACCGCGAGAGATAGCATAGAAGCTTCCTATTCCCGGAGAATGACACGCATCAGGAACCACCAGGCCTGGTTTAGCACCCGTACCAAAGCGGCATACCAATGGCGATGTGCATTCAGCGGATTACCGGTGCGAGAACTGCTGGTCGGTGCCCATATTGTACCCGATGCTGAAGGTGGCCCTCCTTGGGTTCAGAATGGGATATGTATGTCGGCACTACACCATGTCGCTTTCGATTCGCACTTGATCGGAGTTGATCCCAATTTTCAAGTCCATGTATCGCCGCAGTTGCACGATCAAGAGGATGGCGATCTGTTGGTAACCCTCAAAGACCTTGATGGAAAATCACTCCAGCTTCCAAGAGAACAGGAAGATTGGCCGGATCGTGAATTCCTTGAGCATCGATTTGTGCGCTTTCGGAATTCATCCCCATAA